One Gossypium hirsutum isolate 1008001.06 chromosome A11, Gossypium_hirsutum_v2.1, whole genome shotgun sequence genomic window carries:
- the LOC107922707 gene encoding uncharacterized protein isoform X1, with the protein MNPRRDMRNNRVALFDGIEEGGIRATSSYSHEIDEHDNERAMEGLQDRVNLLKRATYMRRWIATIACWIEWEMIWIHQEEYSQEPWTSLRWYSRPNQAGECLHLWHLLWLFSLLYTILLGNWSVVYVM; encoded by the exons ATGAATCCTAGACG GGACATGCGTAACAACAGAGTTGCCCTTTTCGATGGCATCGAGGAGGGTGGCATAAGGGCCACTTCTTCTTACTCGCATGAAATTGATGAGCATGATAATGAAAGAGCAATGGAAGGATTGCAGGATAGAGTCAATCTGCTGAAGAGG GCGACATACATGAGGAGGTGGATAGCCACAATCGCATGCTGGATCGAATG GGAAATGATATGGATTCATCAAGAGGAATACTCTCAGGAACCATGGACAAGTTTAAGATG GTATTCGAGACCAAATCAAGCAGGAGAATGTTTACACTTGTGGCATCTTTTGTGGTTATTTTCCTTGTTATATACTATCTTACTAGGTAACTGGTCTGTGGTGTATGTGATGTAA
- the LOC107922707 gene encoding bet1-like SNARE 1-1 isoform X2: MNPRRDMRNNRVALFDGIEEGGIRATSSYSHEIDEHDNERAMEGLQDRVNLLKRLSGDIHEEVDSHNRMLDRMGNDMDSSRGILSGTMDKFKMVFETKSSRRMFTLVASFVVIFLVIYYLTR, encoded by the exons ATGAATCCTAGACG GGACATGCGTAACAACAGAGTTGCCCTTTTCGATGGCATCGAGGAGGGTGGCATAAGGGCCACTTCTTCTTACTCGCATGAAATTGATGAGCATGATAATGAAAGAGCAATGGAAGGATTGCAGGATAGAGTCAATCTGCTGAAGAGG CTTTCAGGCGACATACATGAGGAGGTGGATAGCCACAATCGCATGCTGGATCGAATG GGAAATGATATGGATTCATCAAGAGGAATACTCTCAGGAACCATGGACAAGTTTAAGATG GTATTCGAGACCAAATCAAGCAGGAGAATGTTTACACTTGTGGCATCTTTTGTGGTTATTTTCCTTGTTATATACTATCTTACTAGGTAA
- the LOC107922706 gene encoding pentatricopeptide repeat-containing protein At1g06140, mitochondrial: MPKITPAMSSQNHTKTLLFSLFPFTKTLTLAQQIHARIVLHGFNEFVVFGSRLTDAYIHLGSLQFAQKTFDRITSKNLHSWNTIISGYSNKKLFLDVLRLFNRMRREIVGVDSFNLVFAIKACNGLSFLKDGELIHCLAVKFGLAGDPYVAPALCKMYGQLGSLRDARKVFEGFPGRNSVFWGTMMKGYLKFSEELEVFELFRRMKRSGFEFDTFTVEGLVRACGNVLADKEGKMFHGLCIKRNFIGSSLFLQTSLIDMYLKCGLLDLGLKLFEEANERDVVSWSAMISGLAKNGKGSEAIALFRQMLQQPLLTPNSATLASILLAFSLGGSLKQGKSVHGYTIRKGVDLDDLNYTAFIDMYAKCGSIAMAQKVFVQMPVKNVVSWSAMINAFGIHGLCSEALACFDQMRSENQVPNSITFVSILSACSHSGKVAEGWKYFKAMTQDYGIVPTQEHYACMVDLLGRAGKIDEALSFIHSMPMGAGASVWGALLDACRLHRRVEVAENVAKKLLRLDANYASVYVLLSNIYADAGRWESVKKIRNKLAIRDCVSVSDLPQLNRGRSCSYVSA; encoded by the coding sequence ATGCCAAAAATAACTCCCGCCATGTCTTCACAAAACCACACCAAAACCctccttttctctcttttccctttCACCAAAACTCTAACTCTCGCCCAACAAATCCATGCCCGTATTGTTCTCCATGGGTTCAATGAATTCGTAGTTTTTGGATCCAGGCTCACCGACGCCTATATCCATTTGGGTTCTCTGCAATTTGCCCAGAAAACCTTTGATCGCATCACTTCCAAGAATCTCCATTCATGGAACACCATTATCTCTGGGTATTCCAATAAGAAGCTTTTTCTCGATGTTTTACGCCTTTTTAATCGAATGCGAAGGGAGATTGTTGGGGTTGACAGCTTCAATTTAGTTTTTGCAATCAAAGCATGCAATGGACTCTCGTTCCTGAAAGATGGGGAATTGATTCACTGTTTGGCTGTTAAGTTTGGGTTGGCAGGAGACCCGTATGTTGCACCGGCTCTTTGTAAGATGTACGGTCAATTGGGTTCTCTTAGAGATGCTAGGAAGGTGTTCGAGGGTTTTCCTGGAAGGAATTCTGTTTTTTGGGGTACTATGATGAAAGGGTACTTGAAGTTCTCTGAGGAATTGGAAGTCTTTGAACTATTCCGTAGAATGAAGAGATCGGGTTTTGAATTTGATACTTTTACGGTGGAAGGGTTGGTTCGAGCTTGCGGAAACGTTTTGGCTGATAAAGAAGGCAAGATGTTTCATGGTTTGTGTATTAAAAGGAACTTCATTGGTTCCAGTCTTTTCTTGCAAACGTCCCTCATAGATATGTATTTGAAATGTGGTTTGCTTGATTTGGGGCTGAAATTGTTTGAAGAGGCCAATGAAAGGGATGTGGTTTCATGGAGTGCGATGATTTCTGGATTGGCCAAAAATGGGAAGGGCTCGGAGGCTATTGCCTTGTTTAGACAGATGTTGCAACAGCCATTATTAACTCCAAACTCAGCTACCTTGGCTAGCATTCTGCTTGCTTTCTCCTTAGGGGGGTCTTTGAAACAAGGAAAGAGTGTTCATGGTTACACGATAAGAAAAGGGGTTGACTTGGATGATCTAAATTACACTGCTTTCATAGACATGTATGCCAAATGTGGTTCTATTGCAATGGCACAAAAAGTTTTTGTTCAGATGCCAGTGAAGAATGTTGTTTCTTGGAGTGCAATGATTAATGCTTTTGGAATTCATGGTTTATGCTCAGAAGCTTTGGCTTGTTTTGATCAAATGAGATCAGAAAACCAAGTACCTAATTCCATAACATTCGTTTCGATTCTGTCAGCTTGTAGTCATTCAGGAAAGGTTGCAGAAGGATGGAAATATTTTAAAGCAATGACTCAAGATTACGGGATTGTTCCCACTCAGGAACATTATGCATGTATGGTAGATTTATTAGGAAGGGCAGGGAAAATTGATGAAGCTTTATCCTTCATCCACAGCATGCCTATGGGAGCAGGTGCTAGTGTTTGGGGGGCTTTGTTGGATGCATGTAGATTGCATAGAAGGGTTGAAGTAGCTGAAAATGTAGCTAAGAAGCTCCTTCGTTTGGATGCCAATTATGCTTCTGTTTATGTTTTGCTTTCTAACATCTATGCTGATGCTGGCAGGTGGGAATCGGTgaagaaaataagaaataaattggCAATAAGAGACTGTGTAAGTGTGTCAGATTTACCGCAATTGAATCGGGGAAGAAGTTGCTCGTACGTTAGTGCCTAG